In Thermoanaerobacterium sp. PSU-2, one genomic interval encodes:
- the carA gene encoding glutamine-hydrolyzing carbamoyl-phosphate synthase small subunit produces the protein MKGYLKLEDGSIFEGNIISKNFQGFGEVVFNTGMTGYQEIITDPSYAGQIVVMTYPLIGNYGINKYDFQSEKPYIRGYVVREYCDIPSNFLSDSSLIDYLDRNNIPVLVGVDTRELTKKLRSNGTMRGIITDDANALVPDIKVDLLKEVSTKKPYHIQGEGPKLAFIDLGTKKNILNMLRNVGFDIYVFPYDVCAEDVMAIEPEAVFFSNGPGDPKDATSAIELAKFFIGKIPVLGICLGHQIIALAMGCNTIKMKFGHRGSNQPVKDLMIGKSFVTSQNHGYAVEESSINSDEIVITHVNLNDNTVEGIKHKYLPVFSVQYHPEACPGPHDSMYIFDKFMDITCVYRRRSYLAEI, from the coding sequence ATGAAAGGGTACTTGAAGCTGGAAGATGGCAGCATTTTTGAAGGCAATATTATAAGCAAGAATTTTCAAGGTTTTGGGGAAGTTGTCTTTAATACAGGCATGACAGGATATCAGGAAATCATCACTGATCCATCTTATGCGGGGCAGATCGTTGTCATGACATATCCGCTTATTGGAAATTACGGCATCAATAAGTACGACTTTCAATCAGAAAAGCCATATATTAGAGGGTATGTTGTAAGGGAGTACTGCGATATCCCCAGCAATTTTCTCTCAGACTCTTCATTGATTGACTACCTTGACAGAAATAACATACCGGTTTTGGTAGGTGTTGATACGAGGGAATTGACTAAAAAATTGAGATCAAATGGTACCATGAGAGGCATCATAACTGACGATGCCAATGCTTTAGTGCCTGATATCAAAGTGGATTTGCTTAAAGAAGTATCCACAAAAAAGCCGTATCACATACAAGGGGAAGGGCCAAAATTGGCGTTTATAGATCTTGGTACCAAAAAGAATATTTTAAACATGCTGAGAAATGTAGGATTTGATATATACGTGTTTCCTTACGATGTTTGCGCAGAAGATGTAATGGCGATTGAGCCTGAAGCCGTATTCTTTTCAAATGGTCCAGGGGATCCAAAAGATGCAACTTCTGCCATAGAGCTGGCAAAGTTTTTTATAGGCAAGATACCAGTTTTAGGTATATGCTTAGGACATCAAATAATCGCTCTTGCCATGGGTTGCAATACCATAAAGATGAAATTTGGTCACAGAGGCTCAAACCAGCCTGTGAAGGACTTGATGATAGGAAAGTCATTTGTAACATCTCAAAACCATGGATACGCTGTAGAAGAAAGCTCTATAAATAGCGATGAAATAGTGATCACTCATGTAAACTTAAATGATAATACGGTGGAAGGAATAAAACATAAATACCTGCCGGTATTTTCCGTCCAATATCACCCAGAAGCGTGTCCTGGACCACATGATTCGATGTACATTTTTGATAAATTCATGGATATAACTTGTGTTTATAGGAGGAGGTCTTATCTTGCCGAAATATGA
- the argH gene encoding argininosuccinate lyase — translation MKLWGGRFKEDTDKLMEDFNSSISFDIRLFKYDVEGSIAHAKGLNKAGVLKDDETKLIVDGLNEILKETDTGFIPNDEDVHTYVERLLTEKIGDVGKKLHTGRSRNDQVATDVRLYLRDAINEIESSIETLIDTLKNKAFEHKNAIMPGYTHLQRAQPVTFGHHMMAYVEMFKRDLSRLNDMAKRVNVMPLGSGALAGTSYNIDRMYVAKLLGFDDITKNSLDAVSDRDFVIEFLSFSSIMMMHLSRFCEEIVLWSSKEFDFIELDDRYSTGSSMMPQKKNPDAAELIRGKTGRVYGNLMTLLTVMKGLPLAYNKDMQEDKEALFDAIDTLKMAIAVFNGMVKTMKVKSDNMASAAKYGYMNATDFADYLVSKGIPFRKAHEITGKVVLYAIDKNCAIEELSIKDLKSFCDVIDVDVYKAIDLRNSIKNKKTIGSPKLFDEE, via the coding sequence ATGAAGCTGTGGGGCGGTAGGTTTAAAGAAGATACAGACAAACTTATGGAGGATTTTAATTCCTCCATTTCTTTCGATATACGACTTTTCAAATACGATGTAGAAGGTTCCATAGCCCATGCAAAGGGTTTAAATAAAGCGGGTGTATTAAAGGACGATGAAACAAAGCTTATTGTAGATGGGCTAAATGAGATTTTAAAGGAAACCGATACGGGTTTTATACCCAATGATGAAGATGTACACACGTACGTTGAAAGGCTTTTGACTGAAAAAATAGGCGATGTTGGTAAAAAGCTTCATACTGGAAGAAGCCGCAATGATCAAGTAGCGACAGATGTGAGGCTTTATTTAAGAGATGCTATAAATGAAATTGAAAGCAGCATTGAAACTCTAATTGATACGCTTAAAAATAAGGCTTTTGAACACAAGAATGCGATCATGCCAGGTTATACCCATTTGCAAAGGGCTCAGCCTGTCACTTTTGGGCACCATATGATGGCGTATGTGGAGATGTTTAAAAGGGATTTATCAAGGCTTAATGATATGGCAAAAAGGGTAAATGTGATGCCATTAGGATCGGGTGCATTAGCAGGTACATCGTACAATATAGATAGAATGTACGTGGCAAAGCTTCTTGGGTTTGACGATATAACTAAAAATAGCCTCGATGCAGTTAGCGATAGGGATTTTGTGATAGAGTTTTTAAGCTTTTCTTCAATTATGATGATGCACTTAAGCCGCTTTTGCGAGGAAATAGTCCTTTGGTCCAGCAAAGAATTTGACTTTATAGAGTTAGATGATAGGTATTCTACAGGAAGCAGCATGATGCCTCAGAAGAAAAATCCAGATGCTGCAGAGCTTATACGGGGTAAGACAGGGCGAGTGTATGGGAATTTAATGACTTTGCTTACAGTCATGAAGGGACTTCCATTGGCATACAACAAAGATATGCAGGAGGACAAAGAAGCGCTTTTTGATGCAATAGACACTTTGAAAATGGCAATTGCGGTTTTTAATGGCATGGTAAAAACAATGAAGGTAAAAAGTGATAACATGGCAAGTGCAGCAAAATATGGCTATATGAATGCTACAGATTTTGCTGATTATCTTGTATCTAAGGGAATTCCATTTAGAAAAGCCCACGAGATAACCGGAAAAGTCGTGTTGTACGCCATAGATAAAAATTGTGCCATAGAAGAGCTATCAATTAAAGATTTAAAATCGTTTTGCGATGTGATAGATGTAGATGTTTATAAAGCAATTGATTTGAGGAACAGCATAAAAAATAAGAAAACTATAGGATCTCCGAAACTGTTTGATGAAGAATAG
- the argJ gene encoding bifunctional ornithine acetyltransferase/N-acetylglutamate synthase: MEDFEVIEGNVTSPKGFLASGVFAGIKKAKKDFAMIYSEKKANAAAVFTTNKVKAAPVILDMEKIKNGEAQAIVVNSGNANACTGQKGYEDASSTANMAAKYLNIDSSDVLVCSTGVIGVTLPMDKIAKGIELASQGLSKDGGKEAAEAILTTDTFTKEVAVKLNIKGYEVYIGGIAKGSGMISPNMATMLSFITTDADISKKALDKALKETVKRSYNMISVDGDMSTNDTAIMLANGMAGNPTIEEDTHEYEIFYNALLYVNKHLAKQIAKDGEGATKFMEVSVVNAPTEDDAILASKSIVNSNLVKTAIFGEDANWGRIIAALGYSGANFSQDAVDIYLKSNKGIIKVCENGGYVPFSEDKAKEILSEKEISIVVDLNAGKHEALAWGCDLSYDYVKINGSYRT; this comes from the coding sequence ATGGAGGATTTTGAGGTGATTGAAGGAAATGTCACATCTCCTAAAGGATTTTTAGCCTCAGGTGTGTTTGCAGGCATAAAGAAAGCGAAAAAGGATTTTGCCATGATATACTCTGAGAAAAAGGCCAATGCTGCTGCAGTATTTACTACAAATAAGGTGAAAGCGGCTCCAGTGATTTTAGACATGGAGAAAATAAAAAATGGTGAAGCGCAGGCAATAGTCGTAAATAGTGGCAATGCCAATGCGTGCACAGGACAGAAAGGATATGAAGATGCTTCATCTACGGCTAATATGGCGGCCAAGTATCTAAATATAGATAGCAGCGATGTGCTTGTCTGCTCAACAGGTGTTATCGGTGTGACACTTCCTATGGACAAAATTGCCAAAGGAATAGAATTGGCTTCTCAAGGACTGTCGAAGGATGGCGGAAAAGAGGCTGCAGAAGCGATTCTTACCACAGATACATTTACAAAAGAAGTTGCCGTAAAGTTGAACATAAAAGGCTATGAAGTTTATATAGGTGGTATTGCTAAAGGGTCTGGCATGATTTCTCCAAATATGGCTACAATGCTGTCTTTTATCACGACAGATGCAGACATATCGAAAAAGGCTTTAGATAAGGCATTGAAAGAGACTGTAAAGAGGTCCTACAACATGATATCTGTCGATGGAGATATGAGCACAAATGATACTGCCATAATGCTGGCTAACGGTATGGCAGGCAATCCTACGATAGAGGAAGATACACATGAGTATGAGATTTTTTACAACGCCCTTTTATATGTAAATAAGCATTTGGCAAAGCAAATAGCCAAAGATGGCGAAGGTGCTACTAAGTTCATGGAGGTAAGTGTAGTCAATGCACCTACGGAAGATGATGCGATTTTAGCTTCTAAGTCTATTGTCAATTCAAATTTGGTTAAGACGGCTATATTTGGAGAAGACGCCAATTGGGGGAGAATCATTGCAGCTTTGGGTTATTCAGGAGCTAATTTTTCGCAAGACGCCGTTGATATATATTTGAAAAGCAACAAGGGAATTATAAAAGTTTGTGAAAATGGCGGTTATGTTCCTTTTAGCGAAGACAAAGCGAAAGAGATATTAAGTGAAAAAGAGATTTCGATAGTAGTTGATTTAAATGCCGGAAAACATGAAGCTTTAGCGTGGGGCTGTGATTTAAGCTACGATTATGTAAAAATAAACGGGAGCTACAGAACATGA
- the argB gene encoding acetylglutamate kinase, with protein MIKRQKYGDEIAKAKILIEALPYIKKFSGATVVIKYGGNAMIDSDIKKMVMQDIVLLKYVGLNPVVVHGGGPDINKMLESLNIESKFINGLRVTDEKTMEVVEMVLTGKINKEIVSMLNEIGGKAIGISGKDGKLLVAQKDTANGDIGYVGKIEEVNIDVIKMMLDKGFIPVIAPCAVGKDGKTYNVNADTAAGRIAEALKAEKFILLTDVEGILSDVNDKSSVISRIDLDAAKELMTTGKITGGMIPKLRCCIQAVENGVKRAHIIDGRLTHSLLLEIFTDEGIGTMIGKECFDDDNL; from the coding sequence ATGATAAAGAGGCAAAAATACGGCGATGAAATCGCAAAAGCTAAAATATTAATAGAGGCCCTACCTTATATTAAAAAGTTTTCCGGTGCTACTGTTGTGATAAAGTACGGTGGCAATGCCATGATAGATTCCGATATAAAGAAGATGGTAATGCAGGATATAGTTTTGCTAAAATACGTTGGGCTAAATCCAGTTGTCGTACATGGAGGCGGCCCAGACATAAACAAGATGCTTGAAAGCCTCAATATTGAGTCAAAATTTATAAACGGTTTGAGAGTTACAGATGAAAAGACAATGGAAGTAGTTGAGATGGTCCTTACAGGCAAGATAAATAAAGAGATAGTTTCAATGCTAAACGAGATAGGCGGTAAAGCTATAGGGATAAGCGGAAAAGATGGGAAGCTTCTTGTAGCCCAGAAAGATACTGCAAATGGAGATATTGGCTATGTTGGAAAGATTGAAGAAGTCAATATTGATGTGATAAAGATGATGCTTGATAAAGGATTTATACCAGTTATCGCTCCATGTGCTGTAGGCAAAGATGGGAAGACTTACAATGTAAATGCTGATACAGCAGCAGGTAGAATAGCAGAAGCTTTAAAAGCCGAGAAATTCATACTTTTAACAGATGTGGAAGGCATACTGTCGGATGTGAATGATAAAAGTAGCGTTATATCGAGAATTGATTTAGATGCGGCTAAAGAGCTTATGACGACAGGAAAGATTACAGGTGGCATGATACCTAAATTAAGATGCTGCATTCAAGCAGTAGAAAATGGTGTTAAAAGGGCACACATAATCGATGGAAGATTGACACATTCGCTTCTCTTAGAAATATTCACTGACGAAGGGATTGGAACTATGATAGGAAAGGAGTGCTTTGACGATGACAATCTCTGA
- a CDS encoding acetylornithine transaminase, translating into MTISDDKKYVMNTYGRYPITLSKGNGTKVWDTDGNMYLDFVAGIAVNAFGHCYPPIVDAIKSQAETLIHCSNLYWNENQIELAKLIAENSFGDKVFFANSGAEANEGAIKLARKYASIKYGDKRYKIISAKNSFHGRTFGALTATGQMKYHEGFGPLLEGFKYVKYNDIDDIYSALDDDVCAIMIEIIQGEGGIHEGSLEYLKKVREVCDENDILLIVDEVQTGIGRTGKLFAYEHIGIEPDIMTLAKALGGGVPIGAIVAKENVAVFKPGDHASTFGGNPLACAAGIAVMKEITKEGFLDDVVKKGEYFKEKLNGLKDRYKIIKEVRGKGLMIGCEVDLDDAGEIVLKALEKGLLINCVNHNVLRFVPPLIVNKDEIDTATIILDDVLHEMGF; encoded by the coding sequence ATGACAATCTCTGATGACAAAAAGTATGTGATGAATACTTACGGACGCTATCCCATTACACTATCAAAAGGCAACGGCACAAAAGTTTGGGATACAGATGGAAATATGTATCTCGATTTTGTGGCAGGCATCGCTGTAAACGCATTTGGTCACTGTTATCCACCAATAGTAGATGCCATCAAGAGTCAAGCGGAGACTTTGATACACTGTTCAAATCTTTACTGGAATGAAAATCAGATTGAACTGGCTAAACTTATTGCGGAAAACTCGTTTGGCGATAAAGTGTTTTTTGCCAACAGCGGTGCAGAAGCCAATGAGGGAGCAATTAAGCTTGCAAGAAAATACGCATCGATTAAATACGGTGACAAAAGGTATAAAATCATCAGCGCGAAAAATTCATTTCATGGAAGGACATTTGGTGCTCTTACAGCAACAGGTCAGATGAAATACCATGAAGGTTTTGGACCGCTATTGGAGGGATTTAAGTACGTAAAGTACAACGACATTGACGATATTTACAGTGCTTTAGATGATGATGTATGCGCAATCATGATAGAAATCATACAAGGGGAAGGCGGCATACATGAGGGGAGTCTTGAGTATTTAAAAAAGGTTAGGGAAGTATGCGATGAAAATGACATTCTATTGATTGTAGATGAAGTCCAGACAGGCATTGGACGGACAGGAAAGCTTTTTGCATATGAGCACATTGGCATAGAACCAGACATTATGACATTGGCGAAGGCATTGGGTGGCGGTGTGCCAATAGGTGCGATTGTGGCAAAAGAAAATGTGGCAGTATTTAAACCTGGCGATCACGCATCAACGTTTGGGGGAAACCCTCTTGCATGTGCTGCTGGAATTGCAGTCATGAAGGAGATTACAAAAGAAGGTTTTCTTGATGATGTGGTAAAAAAAGGAGAGTATTTTAAGGAAAAGCTTAATGGATTAAAAGATAGATATAAAATCATAAAAGAGGTAAGAGGAAAAGGTCTTATGATAGGATGCGAAGTTGATTTGGATGATGCAGGTGAGATAGTGCTAAAAGCCTTGGAAAAAGGACTTCTCATAAACTGTGTAAACCATAATGTTTTGCGGTTTGTACCGCCACTTATCGTTAATAAAGATGAAATTGATACTGCTACGATAATTCTTGACGATGTATTACATGAAATGGGGTTTTAA
- the carB gene encoding carbamoyl-phosphate synthase large subunit, whose protein sequence is MPKYEGVNKVLVIGSGPIVIGQAAEFDYSGTQACKSLKEEGLKVILVNNNPATIMTDTEIADVVYIENPEVDVLEAIIDKERPDGILGTIGGQTGLNVVVKLKESGIIDKYNLKVLGTSIESIKTAEDRELFKKKMEEIGEPIAESTTVNNVDDAIKFAEKCGYPLIVRPAFTLGGTGGGIANNVDELKVIVDLGLKKSMAHEVLIEKSLYGYKEIEYEVMRDSNDNCITICNMENFDPVGVHTGDSIVVAPSQTLTDYEYQMLRTASLKIIKALKIEGGCNVQFALDPNSHQYYVIEVNPRVSRSSALASKATGYPIAKIAAKIAVGFTLDEIKNPVTGKTTALFEPSLDYVVTKIPRWPFDKFYETDRKIGTQMKATGETMAIDRCFEASLLKAVRSLEIKAYGLTNESIKKLSDEEIIDNIKKPNDMRLFYIAEALRRGVTVNHINEISKIDKWFINKLLDIVKMEKEIFINDLAKEVLEKAKRMGFSDREIANIKGIDEKDVRELRKSYGIVPAYKMVDTCAAEFESVTQYIYSTYGEYDEVPIHHDIKKVIVLGSGPIRIGQGVEFDYCSVKALWALKSKGIKSIIINNNPETVSTDFDTGDRLYFEPLTLEDVLNIIEKEKPLGVLVMFGGQTAINLAQGLSDNGVNILGTSFESIDESEDREKFSKLLKKLNINQPKGGYALSVGDAKDVALTIGFPLLVRPSYVIGGQSMEKVNTLQEIIDYVSNAMKVSPGKPVLIDKYIEGREVEVDAISDGIDVLIPGIMEHIERAGVHSGDSFSMYPARNLSDHEISTIVEYTKKISCALKVKGLINIQFVVKDGIVYVLEVNPRASRTVPVISKATGVPMIDIAVKIALGDTLKSLGYEDVLWPKTTHTIVKAPVFSTEKLTNVEVMLGPEMKSTGEIMGIDLSYEGALYKAMAGANLDIPASGRVLISIASGSINDAMGTVKKYHDAGYELFGTSGTARHFNSAGISVKHVNIKDAIRLLKEGYFSLVINIPNHGKKVDNDGFILRRTACEYRVPLFTSLDTAKAALQAVQKVKISGLNYLSLNEYHELQSKNLKKSAL, encoded by the coding sequence TTGCCGAAATATGAAGGAGTGAATAAAGTGCTTGTTATAGGCTCAGGGCCTATCGTAATAGGTCAAGCTGCAGAGTTTGACTATTCCGGAACACAAGCATGCAAATCATTGAAAGAAGAAGGATTAAAAGTTATCTTAGTGAATAACAATCCTGCTACAATAATGACAGATACAGAGATCGCCGATGTGGTGTATATAGAAAACCCAGAAGTCGATGTACTGGAAGCCATCATAGACAAAGAAAGGCCAGATGGGATATTAGGGACAATCGGTGGTCAGACAGGGCTTAATGTAGTTGTAAAACTTAAAGAAAGTGGAATAATCGATAAGTACAATCTAAAGGTATTGGGAACTTCTATTGAATCAATAAAAACGGCTGAAGACAGGGAATTGTTTAAAAAGAAGATGGAAGAAATAGGAGAACCTATAGCAGAAAGCACCACTGTAAATAATGTAGATGATGCGATTAAATTTGCAGAAAAGTGTGGCTATCCACTTATAGTCAGGCCTGCCTTTACATTAGGTGGAACTGGCGGCGGCATAGCAAACAATGTAGATGAGCTTAAGGTTATAGTTGACTTAGGCTTAAAGAAAAGCATGGCACATGAGGTGTTGATAGAAAAGTCTCTTTATGGCTATAAAGAGATAGAATACGAAGTCATGAGGGACAGCAACGACAATTGCATAACAATATGCAATATGGAAAACTTTGATCCTGTTGGCGTCCACACAGGTGACAGCATCGTCGTAGCACCGTCACAGACATTGACAGATTACGAGTATCAGATGTTGAGGACTGCCAGTTTGAAAATCATAAAGGCATTGAAGATTGAAGGCGGTTGCAATGTTCAGTTTGCTCTGGACCCTAATAGCCATCAGTATTACGTTATAGAGGTAAATCCGAGGGTTAGCCGCTCAAGTGCTTTAGCGTCAAAAGCTACAGGTTATCCTATAGCCAAGATAGCTGCTAAAATAGCTGTTGGCTTTACGCTTGATGAGATAAAAAATCCTGTCACAGGAAAGACTACAGCCTTGTTTGAGCCATCACTTGATTATGTGGTTACAAAGATTCCAAGGTGGCCATTTGACAAATTTTATGAGACAGACAGAAAGATTGGCACACAGATGAAGGCTACAGGAGAGACGATGGCAATAGACAGATGCTTTGAAGCATCACTCTTAAAGGCCGTAAGGTCTTTAGAGATAAAAGCCTATGGACTTACAAATGAGAGCATAAAAAAATTAAGCGATGAGGAGATCATCGATAACATTAAAAAGCCAAATGACATGAGGCTATTTTATATAGCTGAGGCACTTCGCCGCGGTGTCACTGTGAATCATATAAATGAAATATCCAAGATAGATAAGTGGTTTATAAATAAGCTCTTAGATATAGTAAAAATGGAAAAAGAGATATTTATAAACGACTTGGCAAAAGAGGTTTTAGAAAAAGCAAAGCGAATGGGCTTTTCAGATAGAGAAATTGCCAATATCAAAGGGATAGATGAGAAAGATGTCAGGGAATTAAGGAAAAGCTACGGAATAGTGCCAGCATATAAAATGGTGGACACATGTGCGGCAGAGTTTGAATCTGTTACGCAGTATATTTATTCAACGTACGGAGAATACGATGAAGTGCCTATTCATCACGACATAAAGAAAGTCATAGTTTTAGGCTCAGGACCTATTAGAATAGGGCAGGGCGTAGAATTTGATTATTGCTCAGTAAAAGCACTTTGGGCTCTTAAAAGCAAGGGAATCAAATCAATCATAATAAATAACAATCCTGAGACAGTAAGCACAGATTTTGATACAGGCGATAGGCTGTACTTTGAACCACTGACGCTGGAAGATGTATTGAATATCATCGAAAAGGAAAAACCTCTTGGCGTTTTGGTGATGTTTGGAGGTCAAACAGCTATAAACTTGGCACAAGGACTATCTGATAATGGTGTAAATATATTGGGCACTTCATTTGAAAGCATTGATGAAAGTGAAGACAGAGAAAAGTTTTCTAAGCTTCTTAAAAAGCTAAATATAAACCAGCCCAAAGGCGGATATGCGCTATCAGTAGGTGATGCAAAAGATGTAGCGCTGACAATAGGATTCCCTCTTTTAGTAAGACCTTCATACGTAATAGGTGGCCAGTCAATGGAAAAAGTAAATACACTTCAAGAGATAATAGATTATGTTTCAAATGCCATGAAGGTATCTCCAGGGAAGCCTGTCTTGATTGATAAGTACATTGAGGGAAGAGAAGTTGAAGTAGATGCCATATCCGACGGAATTGATGTATTGATTCCTGGGATAATGGAGCATATAGAAAGAGCGGGCGTACATTCTGGTGACAGTTTTTCCATGTACCCTGCGAGAAATTTATCTGATCATGAAATATCTACAATTGTAGAGTACACAAAGAAAATATCGTGTGCCTTAAAAGTAAAAGGGCTTATCAATATTCAATTTGTAGTTAAAGATGGCATCGTCTACGTCTTGGAGGTAAATCCAAGGGCTTCAAGGACAGTACCTGTAATAAGCAAGGCAACAGGAGTCCCTATGATAGACATAGCCGTAAAAATCGCATTAGGCGACACATTAAAGAGCTTAGGCTACGAAGATGTTTTATGGCCTAAGACGACACACACAATCGTAAAGGCACCTGTATTTTCAACAGAGAAACTTACCAATGTTGAAGTGATGTTGGGACCTGAGATGAAATCTACTGGAGAAATAATGGGCATAGATTTAAGCTACGAAGGAGCTCTTTACAAGGCTATGGCAGGAGCCAACTTAGATATACCTGCAAGTGGAAGGGTTTTAATTTCCATAGCCAGTGGAAGCATAAACGATGCAATGGGTACGGTAAAAAAGTATCATGATGCTGGATATGAGCTATTTGGCACATCCGGTACAGCCAGACATTTTAATTCTGCTGGAATCAGTGTGAAACATGTGAATATAAAAGATGCCATAAGGCTATTAAAAGAAGGGTATTTTTCATTAGTCATCAATATACCAAATCATGGCAAGAAAGTAGACAATGATGGATTTATACTGAGGAGAACTGCATGTGAATACAGAGTTCCGCTGTTTACATCCCTTGATACGGCAAAGGCAGCTCTCCAAGCGGTGCAGAAGGTGAAAATAAGCGGACTTAATTATCTGTCGTTAAATGAGTATCATGAGCTGCAGTCTAAAAACTTAAAGAAATCTGCTTTATAA
- a CDS encoding metalloregulator ArsR/SmtB family transcription factor: protein MEGFPLKNSAIDIEKDFKKYEAIAEKLKAIAHPYRLCIVRGLLSGECNVTTIQECLNLPQSTVSQHISKLKSAGIIEGKRNGLEICYRVVDDDIINVVKLLFND from the coding sequence TTGGAGGGATTTCCGCTGAAAAACAGTGCTATAGACATCGAAAAAGATTTTAAAAAGTATGAAGCGATAGCAGAAAAATTAAAAGCCATAGCGCATCCGTACAGGCTTTGCATCGTAAGAGGACTTCTATCAGGAGAGTGCAACGTGACTACAATACAAGAATGCTTAAACTTACCTCAATCAACAGTGTCGCAGCACATATCAAAGCTAAAATCTGCCGGCATAATAGAGGGAAAGCGAAACGGACTTGAAATCTGCTATCGAGTTGTAGACGACGACATAATAAATGTAGTCAAGCTTTTATTTAATGATTAA
- a CDS encoding argininosuccinate synthase, translating into MLKGEKVVLAYSGGLDTSVIIPWLKENYECEIIAACIDVGQGSELSSIKEKALLSGASKIYVEDVKDEFVEDYIFPTLKAGAVYEGKYLLGTSFARPLIAKKLVEIAHKEGAKAIVHGATGKGNDQVRFEVSIKALDPSIEIIAPWRIWDFKSREQEIDYAKKKGIPVPVTKEKIYSVDNNLWHISHEGGDLEDPWNEPKNSLYDMVVPPEDAPDEPEYVVLEFEKGIPVKVNGKSYASPSKMIEELNLIAGRNGIGIADIVENRLVGIKSRGVYETPAGTVLYAAHKELEYLVLDKETMRFKDLVAQKYADLVYNGLWFSPLRESLDAFVDVTQQNVTGTVRLKLYKGNLINAGSKSPYSLYSEEFATFGEDEVYNQKDAEGFINLFGLPLKIKALMDISRKEDFNEAVGR; encoded by the coding sequence ATGTTAAAAGGAGAAAAAGTGGTTTTGGCGTATTCAGGCGGTTTAGATACGTCTGTCATAATACCATGGCTTAAAGAAAATTACGAATGTGAGATAATAGCTGCGTGTATAGATGTAGGACAGGGAAGCGAGCTTAGCAGCATAAAAGAAAAGGCATTATTAAGCGGCGCCAGCAAGATATACGTTGAAGATGTAAAAGATGAATTTGTGGAGGATTATATTTTTCCTACATTAAAAGCAGGAGCTGTGTATGAAGGTAAGTATCTATTAGGTACTTCATTTGCAAGGCCCCTCATTGCTAAAAAGCTTGTGGAGATAGCTCACAAGGAAGGTGCAAAGGCGATAGTGCACGGCGCTACTGGAAAAGGAAATGACCAAGTAAGGTTTGAAGTGTCAATAAAGGCCCTTGATCCATCAATAGAGATAATAGCGCCGTGGAGGATATGGGACTTTAAGTCAAGGGAACAGGAAATAGATTATGCTAAGAAAAAAGGCATTCCTGTGCCTGTAACAAAGGAAAAGATATACAGTGTTGACAACAATTTATGGCACATAAGCCATGAAGGCGGTGATTTGGAAGATCCATGGAATGAGCCTAAAAACAGCTTGTACGATATGGTAGTTCCACCGGAGGATGCGCCAGATGAGCCAGAGTACGTCGTTTTAGAGTTTGAAAAGGGGATACCTGTAAAAGTAAATGGAAAGTCATACGCAAGTCCTTCGAAGATGATAGAAGAGCTTAATTTGATTGCCGGAAGAAATGGTATAGGCATAGCTGATATTGTAGAAAATAGGCTTGTAGGCATTAAGTCTCGCGGTGTATATGAAACACCTGCAGGAACGGTTCTTTACGCAGCCCACAAGGAATTGGAGTATTTGGTTTTGGACAAAGAAACCATGAGGTTTAAAGATTTAGTGGCGCAAAAGTACGCGGATCTTGTCTACAATGGATTGTGGTTTTCACCGCTTAGAGAGTCTTTAGATGCGTTTGTTGATGTGACACAGCAGAATGTGACTGGTACTGTAAGGCTTAAACTTTACAAAGGAAACTTGATAAATGCAGGCTCAAAGTCCCCATATTCACTATACAGTGAAGAATTTGCTACATTTGGCGAAGATGAAGTTTACAATCAAAAGGATGCAGAAGGGTTCATAAACTTATTCGGATTGCCGCTTAAAATAAAAGCGCTTATGGATATAAGCAGAAAGGAAGATTTTAATGAAGCTGTGGGGCGGTAG